Genomic DNA from Streptomyces sp. GS7:
TGGAGCGGGTGGGAGCCCCGGTCCATGCGCGGGTACGGGTGGTGTCGTTGCAGACCCGGGGCGGTTACCGGGTCTCCGAGATGGGCCACGAGCACGCTCGGGACCCGCTGACCCTGCTCGCACTGCGCCTCAACGGTGAGGAGCTGTCGCCGGATCACGGCTATCCGGTGCGTCTGATCGCCCCGAACCGTCCCGGTGTGCTGCAGACCAAGTGGGTCGGACGGCTGGAGGTGCTGTCATGAGGGCCAACGTGCTGCGACTGCTGGTGGGCGCCGCCGGGATGGCGCTGATGGGTGTCGGCGCGTCCTTGCTGCTGGACAGGCAGCAGGACCTGATGGGTGTGCTGGAGTGGCTCGGCGGGGCGGTGGTGTTGCACGACGCCCTGATCGCGCCGGTGGTGCTGCTGGTCGGGCTGGTGCTGGTCCGTGGCGGGGTACGGGGGCCGATCCGCGGGGCGCTGCTCGTGGCAGGCGCTCTGACCGCGGTGGCACTGCCGGTGCTGCTTCGACCGGGGCCGCGGGCCAACTCGACGGTGCTGCCGCTCGACTACCCGCTCAACTGGCTGCTGACCCTGGTGGCCGTGGCCACGTTCACGGCTCTGCTGGTGGTGGCGAAGGCCGTCCGTCGCAGCCGACGGCGTCCACCTTCGTAACGACGGCGTCTGACGGGTGTCTTACGCACCCCCGGCACGAGCCACGCCCGGCCCAGGGCATTCCTACGGTGGCGTCGTGCGAACTCTGCGTACGGTGGCCCTCGTAACGGCTCCGCCCCTGCTTCTGGCTGTGGCGGGCCTGGTCCACCCACGGCATCTCGTTGCGTCGACGGCCGCTCATTGGGCGGCGCTGCATGTCGCCCTGCTTCTCGCCTTCCCTCTGCTGGCGCGCGGCGAGGCACCTCGTGTGTTCGAGGGCGGCGGTCAGCGTCGGGACTTCGTCCACGTCCGGGATGTCGCAGGGGCCAACCTCGCGGCCCTGGACGGGCTGCCAGGTCTGCCAGAGGGTGGCCTGCGGGCGTACGACGTCGGCAGCGGCGACCCGCACACGGTGGGGGAGATGGCCTCCGTGCCGGCCGCGGCACACGGCGGCGACGCACCCGTCGTCACCGGGGAGTACCGGCTCGGCGACGTCCGTCACATCACCGCTTCCTCGCGCAGGTTGTGCGACGAGCTGGGCTGGAAACCGGTGGTGGGCTTCGCGAGGGAATGGCGGAGTTCGCGGAGGCTGCGCTGCGGGCCGGCTGAGCCTTCCTCGGTGACAACCCGGAAGGGCCGTCCCTGTACCTCAACAGCGACGGCCCTTCTCCGGACGGGGAAGGGCACTCAGGCGGCTGTCGGCAGGCGGACCTCGAAGCGGCAGCCGCCGGGCACGTTGTGGACGGCGGCCCGGCCGCTGTGGGCCTCGACGATGCCCCGCACGATGGCCAGACCCAGGCCCGCGCCAGCGGGTGGGGTGCGGGCGTCGGTGCCGCGCCAGCCGGTGTCGAAGACGCGGGGCAGGTCCTCGGCCGGGATGCCGCCGCAGCCGTCGGTCACCGAGACGACGACGCTGCCGTCCTCCTGCCGGGCTGAGACGGCGACCGTTCCGTCGGTGGGCGTGCGGTGGATGGCGTTGACGAGGAGGTTGGCCAGGACGCGGGACATCTCGCGGCCGTCGACCTCGATCGGCACCGGCTCGACTCTGTCGCCGACGAGCCGTACGCCGTGTTCCCTGGCCAGGGCGTCGGCGCCCGCGATCGCGTCGCCGACGAGGTCGTAGACCGACATGCGGGCCGTGTTCAGGGCGAGCACGCCGGCCTGGATGCGGGAGAGTTCGAACAGGTCGCTGACCATCTCGCTGAGCCGCTCGACCTCTGTGCGGATCCGGGCGTGGTAGACGTTCGGATCGTCGACCATGCCGTCCTCCAGCGCCTCGGTCATCGCCTGCAGTCCGGCGAGCGGGGTGCGCAGGTCGTGGGAGATCCAGGCGACCAGCTCCCGTCGGGACTCCTCCAAGGCCCGCTCGCGCTCCCTGGAGGCGGCCAGCTTCGCACTGGTCGTGTCCAGCTCCCGCACCAGTTGGGCCAGTTCAGCCGTGGGGGCGGTCCTGGGCGGGGTGAAGCGGCCCTCGTCACCGAGAGCGCGGGTGGCCTCGGCGAGGGCCCGGCTGCCCTTGACGACGCTGCGGCCCAGGACGAGCGCCACCGCGAGGGAGACGACCGCCGCGATGGAGCACACCATGGTGACGACCCACAGGTCGTGATCCGACAGCAGCATCGCCCACGACACGAGCATCGTCCCGGCGAGCATCGCCGCCACGGCAACGGCGGTGACCACGGCCAGCGACAGCGCGACCGAGCGGTTGCGCAGCAACCTCAGGGCGGCCACACCGAGCACTCCGGCGAGGCTCGCGCCGATCGCCGCGTACAGGGCGATCAGGAAGGTGTCACGCAGCATCGTCCGCCCCGTTCGTCTCAGGTGTGTCGAAGCGGTAGCCGACGCCCCACACGGTGTTGATCAGCCGGGGGCGGGCCGGGTCGTCCTCGATCTTCTCGCGCAGCCGCCGTACATGGACGGTGACGGTGGACAGGTCGCCGAACTCCCAGCCCCACACGCGACGCATCAGTTCCTCCCGGCTGGTGGCTCGCCCGGGATTGCGCAGGAAGAACTCCAGCAGATCGAACTCCCTGATGGTCAGGGCAAGTTCCTGACCGTGGCGGGTCGCCCGGCGAGCCGTGGGGTCCAGGGCGAGCGGTCCGGCCCGCAGTCCGGTCAGGCGCGGTGCGGACGGTGCGCTCTGCGCTGTCGCCAGCGCTCCCGCACGGCGCAGCACCGACTCCACCCGCAGGACCAGCTCCCTCGGGCTGAAAGGCTTGGTGACATAGTCGTCGGCCCCGACCTCCAGGCCGAGGATGCGGTCCTCCTCGTCACCCCGCGCCGTCAGCATGATCACGGGCAGCGGACCGGTCTCGCGGATACGGCGGCAGACCTCCAACCCGTCCATGCCGGGGAGCATGAGGTCCAGCACCACCAGTTCCGGCGGCTGTGCCACGGCCCTGGCCACGGCGGACGGGCCGTCGGCGGCCACATCGACGTCGAAGCCCGCCCGGGTCAGGTATCCGGCGACGACCTCGGAGACAGTCGGGTCGTCGTCCACGACGAGTACGCGTTTCACGGTATCGAGTCTCACACCGCCTCTCGCCGGTCAGCAGGAGCGGCAGCGAACGTCAGGGATCTGTAAGGACTGCCGCCGACGTCAGAGATCCGTAAGGACGCCAAGTCACTTATGTTCCTTTTGCGTTCGTAGGGTGAGTGGGGTGATCGAGACTTCCCCCTCTTCTCCCGCCCGGGTCGATGTGGTGCTGCCCTGTCTGGACGAGGCCGAGGCCCTGCCGTGGGTGCTCGACCGGATCCCGCCCGGCTGGCGCGCCATCGTGGTCGACAACGGCTCCACCGACGGCTCGGCGGACATCGCCCGTGCACTCGGCGCCCACGTGGTGACCGAGCCGGTGCGCGGTTTCGGCGCCGCCTGCCACGCCGGCCTCATGGCC
This window encodes:
- a CDS encoding sensor histidine kinase; amino-acid sequence: MLRDTFLIALYAAIGASLAGVLGVAALRLLRNRSVALSLAVVTAVAVAAMLAGTMLVSWAMLLSDHDLWVVTMVCSIAAVVSLAVALVLGRSVVKGSRALAEATRALGDEGRFTPPRTAPTAELAQLVRELDTTSAKLAASRERERALEESRRELVAWISHDLRTPLAGLQAMTEALEDGMVDDPNVYHARIRTEVERLSEMVSDLFELSRIQAGVLALNTARMSVYDLVGDAIAGADALAREHGVRLVGDRVEPVPIEVDGREMSRVLANLLVNAIHRTPTDGTVAVSARQEDGSVVVSVTDGCGGIPAEDLPRVFDTGWRGTDARTPPAGAGLGLAIVRGIVEAHSGRAAVHNVPGGCRFEVRLPTAA
- a CDS encoding response regulator transcription factor, which codes for MKRVLVVDDDPTVSEVVAGYLTRAGFDVDVAADGPSAVARAVAQPPELVVLDLMLPGMDGLEVCRRIRETGPLPVIMLTARGDEEDRILGLEVGADDYVTKPFSPRELVLRVESVLRRAGALATAQSAPSAPRLTGLRAGPLALDPTARRATRHGQELALTIREFDLLEFFLRNPGRATSREELMRRVWGWEFGDLSTVTVHVRRLREKIEDDPARPRLINTVWGVGYRFDTPETNGADDAA